One segment of Monomorium pharaonis isolate MP-MQ-018 chromosome 6, ASM1337386v2, whole genome shotgun sequence DNA contains the following:
- the LOC105827854 gene encoding putative leucine-rich repeat-containing protein DDB_G0290503, whose translation MKHLQMEHNKCKDLLGDAKHIESWKDETETLNQHIVQLEQQLKRCEGLKNDINGHGKTNKDTEIQMKNACQSCCNPHAKDRYVLALEQQLAALRNSLKTPTSVTKSSEKDTNDEKTNGKVEESWKQEIEAKNRHIVELELKIASLESLLRKNVDVQKVRDLEKRIDRKSKRIAELEDAVEELEDFLKEDVKEMRDLHYQVSLDKERIMKLEKWIQKNNLTNAGIDKARIIELEEMVTNLEDYVKEHDIDGLKRKLQDRECRIGQLENQISELKKLSKFKENRSVRDTPTESVPSNDGVAACEVEEKEQKIKDTTQTFLEEDNKIHEQEERLKIEVREKEQKMKEMEHDISEKDNKIQRYEQQIIEQQNKISKMEKEMIEMEEELYEMEDVSALKEEIRLRNQRVQELEMEVNSLETSLGERIDVAIEELIATLKEKEEIELQLKKNLADKGRKLEELDAALRQNITITDEIEAKFNCEKKLRKEADQRITEMEEKIAVMQAASATKCITCKPLLYKIFKTEEKLVQSNQEKTVQLQELHQIRREALKAALSEKDAHLALLEHSGIKTPIQADQAAKLRIDKQILLEKLREEDEKIMKLDCKQETTSQLLQKRFKISDVNEDSNDNNNNSFDDCFSRISSPKSIAVNGDSSSTSSISSCKYSTRTSMESDLKEEDQSRIHQQDTR comes from the exons ATGAAACATCTCCAGATGGAGCACAACAAATGCAAGGACTTATTGGGTGACGCGAAACACATTGAATCGTGGAAGGATGAGACGGAGACGCTGAATCAACACATTGTCCAGCTGGAGCAACAATTGAAACGTTGCGAGGGCCTAAAAAACGACATCAACGGGCACGGTAAAACAAACAAGGATACCGAAATACAGATGAAAAATGCGTGTCAAAGTTGTTGCAATCCGCACGCGAAAGATCGGTACGTTCTCGCGCTGGAGCAACAACTGGCAGCCTTGAGGAATTCCTTGAAGACACCCACGAGCGTAACGAAATCCTCAGAGAAGGATACCAATGACGAGAAGACGAACGGGAAAGTGGAGGAGTCCTGGAAGCAGGAGATTGAAGCGAAGAATCGACACATCGTCGAGCTGGAGCTGAAAATAGCGTCGTTGGAGAGTCTTCTACGGAAAAACGTGGACGTGCAGAAAGTGCGCGATCTCGAGAAGAGGATCGACAGGAAATCCAAACGTATCGCCGAACTGGAGGATGCCGTGGAAGAGCTCGAGGACTTTCTCAAGGAGGACGTAAAGGAAATGCGTGATCTGCATTATCAGGTATCGCTTGATAAGGAGCGCATTATGAAACTGGAGAAGTGGATTCAGAAGAATAATCTTACAAACGCGGGGATCGATAAAGCGAGAATTATAGAGCTGGAGGAGATGGTTACGAATCTGGAGGATTACGTCAAGGAACACGATATCGACGGCCTTAAGCGAAAGCTGCAGGATCGGGAATGCAGAATTGGTCAATTGGAAAATCAAATTTCTGAGCTGAAAAAGCTGTCGAAATTCAAGGAAAATAGATCAg tCAGAGACACCCCGACGGAGAGCGTTCCATCTAACGACGGAGTAGCAGCTTGTGAGGTGGAAGAAAAGGAACAAAAGATAAAGGATACAACGCAGACCTTTTTAGAAGAGGATAACAAAATTCACGAGCAGGAGGAGAGGCTAAAAATAGAGGTACGAGAAAAGGAGCAAAAAATGAAGGAAATGGAACACGACATTTCGGAAAAGGACAATAAAATCCAGAGATATGAACAGCAGATCATTGAGCAACAAAATAAGATTTCGAAAATGGAGAAGGAAATGATCGAGATGGAAGAAGAATTATATGAAATGGAGGACGTTAGCGCGCTGAAAGAAGAGATTAGACTGAGAAACCAGAGGGTGCAAGAGCTTGAAATGGAGGTCAATTCTTTGGAGACTTCGCTTGGCGAGAGAATTGACGTCGCGATCGAGGAGCTCATCGCCACCCtgaaggagaaggaggaaaTAGAGCTTCAGCTGAAGAAGAACCTTGCAGATAAAGGGCGTAAATTAGAGGAGTTGGACGCGGCTCTTCGTCAGAACATCACTATCACGGACGAGATTGAGGCGAAGTTCAACTGCGAGAAGAAACTCAGAAAAGAAGCTGACCAAAGA atCACCGAGATGGAGGAAAAAATCGCAGTCATGCAGGCTGCTTCAGCCACAAAATGCATTACATGTAAGCCTCTCCTttacaagatatttaagaCTGAAGAGAAGCTCGTTCAATCGAATCAAGAGAAAACGGTTCAACTTCAAGAGTTGCATCAAATTAG ACGTGAAGCTTTAAAAGCTGCTCTTTCCGAAAAGGACGCTCATTTAGCTTTGTTGGAACATTCAGGTATAAAAACTCCGATACAAGCAGATCAAGCGGCAAAACTAAGAATCGATAAGCAAATATTACTTGAGAAATTGAGAGAAGAg gacgaaaaaattatgaaattggACTGCAAACAGGAAACAACGTCACAACTACTTCAAAAAAGATTCAAGATATCCGACGTCAATGAAGACAGTAatgataacaataataattcctTTGACGACTGTTTTAGTAGAATCAGTTCACCGAAATCAATTGCGGTAAATGGTGACAGCTCATCGACATCATCTATCTCAAGCTGCAAGTATTC GACAAGGACGTCGATGGAGTCCGATTTAAAAGAGGAGGATCAATCCCGGATTCATCAGCAGGATACCAGATAA